In Microbacterium enclense, one genomic interval encodes:
- a CDS encoding family 78 glycoside hydrolase catalytic domain, with translation MTADTRVATVRAELRSDSPFVATSTPRLTWRTETTTPDWVQAGAEVTDGGATVTLEGAESSLVTWPFVPLAPGERREVRVRVRGVDGVTTDWSDPLAVEAGFLAPDEWVAEPIGLADPEREAQPALVRKTFHLDRTVRRAVLLWTALGSAEPEINGHAVSDDVLAPGWTATRDRLVHESVDVTDLLVVGDNVVGATLAGAWYTERYGFFTFTDRIYGDQPAFLAQLRVTFDDGTVETVAPTGAAWTASGETEIVTSGIYAGEHQDLRLRAPWSTPDAVASGDERGWAPARVGVVARPGYENVPVPEARIAEPVRRHESLPVRARLATPSGGEVLDFGQNLVGRLRLRVSGAAGTIVTIRHAEVLDEDELALRPLRNATATASFVLSGGDDVLESRFSFYGFRYAQVTGIDVDDAGVEAVVLHSDMERTGWFSSSHEMLDRLHENVVWGMRGNFLALPTDCPQRDERLGWTGDLQVFAPTASFLYDCDGFLTSWLRDLALEQERVGGIVPLVIPAALPSFAGGGPVAAWGDAATVTPTVLHERFGDREVLAAQYPSMRAWADAVRADAGESGLWAGRMQLGDWLDPSAPPDQPGKAKVDGDIVATAYFARSLRQVSEAAALLGYDDDATTYAELAERSRAAFVAEYVTPAGRMMSDAPTAYALALAFELVRDTETRAALADRLAALVRESGYRISTGFVGTPIIADALSDGGHHDAAERLLLQTQCPSWLYPVTQGATTVWERWDSLLPDGSVNPGEMTSFNHYALGAVADWLHRTVAGLAPAVPGYRRLRIAPRPLAALERASARHRTPYGLAEVSWEREPGTDVVRIRATVPPNTTAEVVLPGVLVEGTAPAEVGSGAHEWRVTVPPAPPRPPLPGLEAMLADVIDDPRAYAALIEALEETAPERVEAVRSGTVWGAGRPLASALMFTPPHVLERVDRAVRDATA, from the coding sequence ATGACCGCTGACACCCGCGTGGCCACCGTGCGAGCCGAGCTGCGCAGCGACTCGCCGTTCGTCGCCACGTCGACCCCGCGCCTGACGTGGCGCACGGAGACGACCACCCCCGACTGGGTTCAGGCCGGCGCCGAGGTCACCGACGGCGGGGCCACGGTGACGCTCGAGGGAGCCGAGTCTTCGCTGGTCACCTGGCCGTTCGTTCCCCTCGCCCCCGGCGAGCGCCGCGAGGTGCGCGTGCGGGTGCGCGGCGTCGATGGGGTGACCACCGACTGGAGCGATCCTCTCGCCGTCGAGGCGGGCTTCCTCGCCCCCGACGAATGGGTCGCCGAGCCGATCGGCCTCGCAGACCCCGAGCGCGAGGCCCAGCCCGCGCTCGTCCGCAAGACCTTCCACCTCGATCGGACCGTCCGCCGCGCGGTGCTGCTGTGGACCGCCCTCGGCAGCGCCGAGCCCGAGATCAACGGCCACGCCGTGTCCGACGACGTCCTGGCCCCGGGCTGGACGGCGACGCGGGACCGGCTCGTGCACGAGAGCGTCGACGTGACCGACCTGCTCGTCGTGGGCGACAACGTCGTCGGGGCGACGCTGGCCGGCGCCTGGTACACCGAGCGCTACGGCTTCTTCACCTTCACCGACCGGATCTACGGCGACCAGCCCGCGTTCCTCGCGCAGCTCCGGGTCACCTTCGATGACGGCACCGTCGAGACGGTCGCCCCCACCGGCGCGGCCTGGACCGCGTCAGGCGAGACCGAGATCGTCACGAGCGGCATCTACGCCGGCGAGCATCAGGATCTCCGCCTCCGCGCGCCCTGGTCGACCCCGGATGCCGTGGCCTCCGGCGACGAGCGAGGGTGGGCGCCCGCGCGGGTGGGCGTCGTCGCCCGCCCCGGTTACGAGAACGTGCCCGTACCCGAGGCACGGATCGCCGAACCGGTGCGTCGGCATGAGAGCCTCCCCGTGAGGGCGCGTCTCGCGACGCCGTCCGGCGGAGAGGTCCTCGACTTCGGTCAGAACCTCGTCGGGAGGCTGCGCCTGCGGGTGAGCGGAGCCGCGGGCACGATCGTGACGATCCGCCACGCCGAGGTGCTCGACGAGGACGAGCTCGCCCTCCGCCCGTTGCGCAACGCCACAGCCACGGCATCCTTCGTCCTGTCCGGAGGCGACGACGTTCTCGAGAGCCGCTTCTCGTTCTACGGCTTCCGCTACGCCCAGGTGACCGGGATCGACGTGGACGACGCGGGGGTCGAGGCGGTCGTCCTGCACAGCGACATGGAGCGCACCGGGTGGTTCTCGTCGTCGCACGAGATGCTGGACCGGCTGCACGAGAACGTCGTGTGGGGCATGCGCGGCAACTTCCTCGCGCTGCCGACCGACTGCCCGCAGCGCGACGAGCGGCTGGGGTGGACCGGCGACCTGCAGGTGTTCGCCCCCACCGCGTCGTTCCTCTACGACTGTGACGGGTTCCTCACCTCGTGGCTGCGCGATCTCGCTCTCGAGCAGGAGCGCGTCGGCGGCATCGTCCCCCTCGTGATCCCCGCCGCCCTGCCCTCGTTCGCCGGGGGCGGCCCGGTCGCGGCATGGGGAGACGCGGCGACCGTGACGCCCACCGTGCTGCACGAGCGGTTCGGCGACCGCGAAGTGCTCGCCGCCCAGTACCCGAGCATGCGCGCGTGGGCCGACGCGGTACGGGCGGATGCCGGGGAGTCCGGACTCTGGGCCGGCCGGATGCAGCTCGGCGACTGGCTCGACCCGAGCGCGCCGCCCGACCAGCCCGGCAAGGCCAAGGTCGATGGCGACATCGTCGCGACGGCGTACTTCGCGCGGTCGCTGCGCCAGGTCTCGGAGGCCGCCGCCCTGCTCGGGTACGACGACGACGCGACCACCTATGCCGAACTCGCGGAGCGCAGTCGCGCCGCGTTCGTCGCCGAGTACGTCACTCCCGCCGGACGGATGATGAGCGACGCCCCGACCGCGTACGCCCTCGCCCTCGCGTTCGAGCTCGTCCGCGACACCGAGACCCGCGCGGCCCTCGCCGACCGGCTCGCGGCTCTCGTGCGCGAGAGCGGGTACCGCATCTCGACCGGCTTCGTCGGCACCCCGATCATCGCCGACGCCCTGAGCGACGGCGGACACCACGACGCAGCCGAGCGCCTCCTGCTGCAGACGCAGTGCCCCTCGTGGCTGTACCCGGTGACGCAGGGGGCGACGACGGTCTGGGAGCGCTGGGACAGCCTGCTCCCCGACGGCTCGGTGAACCCCGGCGAGATGACCTCGTTCAACCACTACGCGCTGGGGGCGGTGGCCGACTGGCTGCACCGCACGGTCGCGGGGCTCGCTCCGGCCGTGCCGGGCTATCGCCGCCTGCGCATCGCTCCGCGGCCGCTCGCCGCCCTCGAGCGCGCCTCGGCCCGGCACCGCACGCCCTACGGCCTCGCCGAGGTGTCGTGGGAGCGCGAGCCCGGCACCGACGTCGTACGGATCCGCGCGACCGTTCCGCCGAACACGACCGCGGAGGTCGTGCTCCCCGGGGTTCTCGTCGAGGGCACCGCCCCGGCGGAGGTCGGCTCGGGCGCGCACGAGTGGCGCGTCACTGTCCCGCCCGCGCCCCCGCGCCCGCCCCTGCCGGGCCTCGAAGCGATGCTCGCCGACGTCATCGACGACCCGCGCGCCTATGCCGCGCTGATCGAGGCCCTCGAGGAGACGGCTCCCGAGCGCGTCGAGGCGGTCCGCTCCGGCACCGTCTGGGGTGCCGGCCGGCCGCTGGCCAGCGCCCTCATGTTCACCCCGC
- a CDS encoding family 43 glycosylhydrolase, whose amino-acid sequence MTTPAALPNPLIAGFHPDPSAVRVGDAWYLATSTFEYLPGIPIHRSTDFVEWELIGHVATRPGQLGVENVPTAGGAWAPTLRHRDGVFHVVVTDAMGRGMLHFTATDPAGPWSDGDLLTTLDGARSLDGIDPDIAWDAEGTAYITYSGLILGGPDAGTHTGIQQARVDLDTHRALEEPRSLWSGVGGMFPEAPHLYEIDGRWYLLIAEGGTERGHGVSLARADSPEGPFEAAPGNPLVSARSTTRPVQNTGHGDLVVGPDGDWVCVLLGVRPRGMTRAFSALGRETFVTRVAWQSDGWPTIEPVPLNPRPGARVEVAFSPDAPLDGEWIAVRALPTEHADLASRPGWLRLDADGSSLGDPRPVFVGRRQVQLAQRTSVQVDVSAGIGGLAVRYDERFHVEVEAGAGELVARAVVGDLVQEWRRPLSSPTTTLHIDCGPGSSAVSFAPAIHALHLAATVDGERIDLAEIDGRFLSSEVTESFTGRVIGVYAHDGRVDATHWISEGDDA is encoded by the coding sequence GGGCTTCCACCCCGACCCGTCGGCCGTCCGCGTCGGCGACGCGTGGTACCTGGCGACCTCGACGTTCGAGTACCTCCCCGGCATCCCGATCCACCGCTCCACCGACTTCGTGGAGTGGGAGCTCATCGGCCACGTCGCCACGCGTCCGGGGCAGCTCGGTGTCGAGAACGTGCCGACGGCGGGAGGGGCATGGGCCCCCACCCTGCGTCACCGCGACGGGGTCTTCCACGTCGTGGTCACCGACGCGATGGGCCGCGGCATGCTGCACTTCACCGCGACCGACCCCGCGGGTCCGTGGAGCGACGGCGACCTCCTCACGACCCTCGACGGGGCGCGTTCGCTCGACGGGATCGATCCCGACATCGCATGGGATGCCGAGGGCACCGCGTACATCACGTACTCGGGGCTGATCCTCGGGGGTCCGGACGCGGGCACGCACACCGGCATCCAGCAGGCCCGCGTCGACCTCGACACGCACCGCGCTCTCGAAGAGCCGCGGTCGCTGTGGTCCGGCGTCGGCGGCATGTTCCCCGAGGCACCGCACCTGTACGAGATCGACGGGCGCTGGTACCTGCTCATCGCCGAGGGAGGGACCGAGCGCGGGCACGGCGTCTCCCTGGCCCGGGCGGACTCCCCGGAGGGCCCCTTCGAGGCGGCCCCCGGCAATCCGCTCGTCTCGGCGCGGTCGACGACCCGGCCCGTGCAGAACACCGGCCATGGCGATCTCGTCGTCGGCCCCGACGGCGACTGGGTGTGCGTGCTCCTGGGCGTCCGCCCGCGGGGCATGACCCGCGCCTTCTCGGCTCTGGGCCGCGAGACCTTCGTCACGCGCGTCGCCTGGCAGTCCGACGGCTGGCCCACGATCGAGCCCGTCCCTCTGAACCCGCGCCCGGGCGCCCGCGTCGAGGTCGCCTTCTCGCCCGACGCGCCCCTCGACGGGGAGTGGATCGCCGTGCGTGCGCTCCCCACCGAGCACGCCGACCTCGCTTCGCGGCCGGGGTGGCTGCGTCTGGATGCCGACGGCTCGTCGCTCGGAGATCCGCGCCCGGTCTTCGTGGGACGACGCCAGGTACAGCTCGCGCAACGTACCTCGGTGCAGGTCGATGTGTCGGCGGGGATCGGCGGTCTGGCCGTCCGGTACGACGAGCGCTTCCACGTCGAGGTCGAAGCCGGCGCGGGTGAACTCGTCGCCCGGGCTGTCGTGGGCGACCTCGTCCAGGAGTGGCGCCGCCCGCTGTCGAGCCCCACGACGACCCTGCACATCGACTGCGGTCCCGGGTCGTCGGCGGTGAGCTTCGCCCCCGCCATCCACGCGCTTCACCTCGCCGCCACCGTCGACGGCGAGAGGATCGACCTGGCCGAGATCGACGGGCGCTTCCTGTCGTCCGAGGTGACCGAATCGTTCACGGGGCGCGTCATCGGCGTCTACGCCCACGACGGCCGGGTCGACGCGACCCACTGGATCTCCGAAGGAGACGACGCATGA